The following are encoded together in the Halanaeroarchaeum sp. HSR-CO genome:
- a CDS encoding PAS domain S-box protein, whose protein sequence is MTDPNKSSPPEAPEHEKTGRNPTSDEPPTHRLYEVIEDGELSLEEKQRRVLELVKEYLGVTNGYIQSHSTDSTTDEILVSVGDDPNLFPEGETYDRDTTYCRRTVDERAPIALSNVPEQGWENDPAYVEHEVACYLGTTLFNRGSVYGTICFVQREPRDAEFSPEETMLVELAARLLGRKIEDTQHKKVIAEKKALQTELEKTTKGTLQLASELEQRYQRLFEGAVEGIYKTTEGLGKYRLANAAFADLLGYESGDALCEAIESIKEDVFVNPTRYEEYSETLQKDREIDQFEYQIRTADGERRWVSDSVRVITDEKGAIKGYRGGVVDITEDKQQERALKRQTNLSIVLNRVLRHNLRNKLSVIRGYTQMMADQLGDDPSGLKALNAIDDLIALSEKARDLDEIISNDAEPRPADIPDLIEGVVTQMRRENPSATISIDRKWDEEITAEVRPSFERAIRELVENAVKHSGDEPRVEVTIEPDPDDVQIHITDNGDGLGEQEVKVLQSGSETPLLHGSGLGLWLTHWIVTSQGGYINATASKEGSTLSVSVPRTQSDGDQNQLAEMVRARDRYKSVFKEAGDGMTITDDEGRILAVNNEAARIFRVPQQELIGRSIQEFLPADFDFEDEWGEITASDTKRGELPIASAEGGVRCVEYTTKADVVPGQHLIVSRDVTERNERERELKRMRDYFEEAERLGGLGAWEVDGEGNLRWTAGTRNIHEVDEDFEPTLSAAIEFYHNDDRQQIEEAVNDARTAGKPFDIEARIITATGDIRWVRASGGPIDSEMVRGYIQDITEQKERERQVVEMKERYQSLLKSSPDPVIVADGESGEIIEVSDAAEALFKRSSDEFNGMYQSDLHPPDQAEAYRELFEEHIQSGGTKRRLPDGSPIDIVTADGEHIPVEISSGTVELSDGPVTYGIFRDISDQVERERQIEQERAKFRGVFEDSLDAMVIAGDDGRYIDVNERAIDLFGVPEEELLGQSIADFAPEDFDFAKAWQEFQESEKERGTFPLIRADGDERIVEYAATRDIVPGKNLPILRDITEREERERELVEKTRQLEAIVQNTEEAIYIKDTAGYYQFINDSGADVFDMSVEEIIGKHDEDLFEAESAADIRSEDEKVMESGEAVRKETVRYIEGEKHVFLDAKYPYRDEDGEVIGLIGISPDITDRTEQIRELR, encoded by the coding sequence ATGACTGACCCAAACAAATCAAGCCCACCGGAGGCACCTGAACATGAGAAGACTGGGCGTAATCCCACATCGGACGAGCCTCCAACCCATCGGCTCTATGAGGTGATTGAAGATGGCGAGTTATCGTTGGAAGAAAAACAACGTCGGGTACTCGAACTGGTAAAAGAGTATCTTGGCGTCACAAATGGGTACATCCAAAGCCATTCAACCGATAGTACAACGGATGAAATACTGGTCAGTGTCGGAGACGATCCTAACTTATTCCCTGAAGGGGAAACATACGATCGTGACACTACCTATTGTCGGCGAACTGTGGACGAGAGGGCGCCTATAGCACTTTCAAACGTACCCGAGCAAGGTTGGGAGAACGACCCTGCCTATGTGGAACATGAGGTTGCATGTTATCTCGGAACTACCCTATTCAACCGGGGGAGTGTATACGGAACCATCTGTTTCGTTCAGCGAGAGCCACGAGATGCCGAGTTTTCTCCTGAGGAAACAATGCTTGTTGAACTGGCCGCCCGTCTTTTGGGTCGAAAAATCGAAGACACTCAACACAAAAAGGTGATAGCTGAGAAAAAAGCCCTCCAAACGGAACTGGAGAAAACGACAAAAGGAACGCTCCAGCTCGCGTCGGAACTAGAGCAACGTTATCAACGGCTCTTCGAAGGTGCCGTCGAAGGGATCTATAAGACCACCGAGGGACTTGGTAAGTATCGCTTGGCGAATGCAGCGTTCGCAGACCTGCTTGGATACGAAAGTGGTGATGCATTATGCGAAGCAATTGAGAGTATCAAAGAGGACGTGTTTGTAAATCCAACCAGATATGAAGAATATTCTGAAACCCTCCAAAAAGACAGAGAGATTGACCAGTTCGAGTATCAGATTCGAACCGCAGATGGCGAGAGACGGTGGGTTTCGGACAGTGTGAGAGTTATTACAGACGAGAAGGGTGCAATAAAAGGATACAGGGGCGGAGTCGTTGACATTACCGAGGACAAACAGCAAGAACGTGCCCTGAAACGGCAGACCAATCTTAGTATTGTCTTAAACCGGGTGCTTCGACACAATTTGCGAAATAAACTCTCTGTCATCAGGGGGTATACCCAGATGATGGCCGACCAACTGGGCGATGATCCCAGTGGGCTGAAGGCACTGAATGCGATCGACGACCTCATCGCTTTGAGTGAAAAGGCCCGTGACCTTGACGAAATAATTTCTAACGATGCTGAACCCCGGCCAGCCGATATCCCGGACCTCATTGAGGGGGTCGTCACGCAGATGCGACGGGAGAATCCATCGGCGACTATCTCAATTGACAGAAAATGGGATGAAGAGATTACGGCCGAAGTGCGTCCGAGCTTCGAACGTGCCATCCGGGAACTCGTTGAAAATGCTGTCAAGCACAGCGGTGATGAACCGAGAGTCGAGGTAACAATCGAACCGGATCCCGACGATGTCCAAATCCACATCACCGACAATGGAGACGGACTCGGTGAACAGGAGGTAAAGGTCCTTCAATCCGGGTCGGAAACGCCATTACTGCACGGTAGTGGACTGGGGCTGTGGCTGACACACTGGATCGTGACAAGCCAGGGTGGGTACATCAATGCCACCGCATCAAAAGAGGGATCGACGCTCTCGGTTTCAGTTCCTAGAACCCAGTCAGATGGGGATCAGAACCAATTGGCCGAAATGGTTAGAGCCCGTGATCGGTACAAATCTGTCTTCAAAGAAGCCGGCGATGGTATGACGATCACTGATGATGAAGGACGAATTCTGGCTGTGAATAACGAGGCAGCTCGAATCTTTAGAGTGCCCCAACAGGAGCTGATCGGCCGGTCGATACAGGAATTCCTTCCAGCCGATTTCGACTTCGAAGATGAATGGGGTGAAATCACTGCGTCCGACACCAAACGTGGAGAACTCCCGATCGCCAGTGCTGAAGGTGGCGTGAGATGTGTCGAGTATACGACAAAAGCCGATGTCGTCCCCGGTCAGCACCTCATCGTCAGTCGAGATGTCACTGAGCGTAACGAACGTGAACGGGAACTTAAGCGGATGCGAGACTATTTTGAAGAGGCCGAACGACTCGGGGGCCTTGGGGCCTGGGAAGTAGATGGTGAGGGAAACCTCAGGTGGACAGCGGGGACGCGAAACATCCACGAGGTAGATGAAGATTTCGAGCCAACGCTTTCGGCCGCAATCGAATTTTATCACAACGACGACCGGCAACAAATAGAGGAAGCCGTCAACGACGCACGAACGGCTGGAAAACCGTTTGACATTGAAGCACGAATTATCACAGCCACAGGCGATATCCGATGGGTCCGAGCGAGTGGCGGGCCGATTGACAGCGAGATGGTTCGTGGCTACATTCAAGACATCACCGAGCAGAAGGAGCGCGAACGGCAGGTGGTTGAGATGAAGGAACGATACCAATCGTTGTTGAAGTCGTCCCCGGACCCGGTAATTGTCGCAGATGGCGAGTCGGGCGAAATCATCGAAGTGAGTGACGCTGCCGAAGCATTGTTCAAGAGGTCAAGTGACGAATTCAACGGTATGTATCAGTCTGACCTCCATCCACCGGACCAAGCCGAGGCTTACCGGGAACTGTTCGAGGAACACATCCAAAGTGGTGGAACCAAGCGGCGACTTCCCGATGGATCGCCCATCGATATCGTCACCGCCGATGGGGAACATATCCCGGTCGAAATCAGCAGTGGTACGGTCGAACTTTCCGATGGTCCAGTCACGTACGGTATCTTTCGGGATATCTCCGATCAAGTCGAACGGGAACGTCAGATCGAACAAGAGCGAGCGAAATTCCGGGGAGTCTTCGAGGATTCCCTCGACGCGATGGTCATCGCCGGCGATGATGGCCGCTATATCGATGTGAACGAGAGGGCGATCGACTTGTTCGGGGTCCCTGAGGAGGAACTGCTTGGACAGTCGATTGCCGACTTTGCCCCAGAGGACTTCGACTTCGCCAAGGCATGGCAGGAATTTCAGGAATCGGAAAAAGAACGCGGAACATTCCCCCTCATCCGAGCCGATGGTGACGAGCGAATCGTGGAGTACGCTGCAACACGGGATATCGTCCCTGGCAAAAACCTACCAATATTGAGAGATATCACCGAGCGCGAGGAGCGCGAACGGGAGTTGGTGGAAAAGACCCGACAACTTGAAGCAATCGTCCAAAACACCGAAGAAGCGATCTACATCAAAGATACAGCGGGGTACTATCAGTTCATCAACGATAGTGGTGCGGACGTGTTCGATATGTCGGTTGAGGAGATTATCGGCAAACATGACGAAGACCTCTTCGAGGCTGAAAGCGCAGCCGACATTCGTTCCGAGGACGAGAAGGTGATGGAATCCGGCGAGGCAGTACGGAAGGAGACGGTGCGGTACATTGAGGGCGAGAAACACGTCTTTCTCGATGCGAAATATCCGTACCGTGACGAGGATGGTGAGGTTATCGGATTGATCGGGATCAGTCCGGATATTACCGATCGCACAGAGCAGATAAGGGAACTCCGGTGA
- a CDS encoding ThiF family adenylyltransferase encodes MNSTSLIGSSVHESDYRATIDDHEHLLAMDAGTAEELERILSPETGPFQEWGERGAICVIAPSSGANRTTYLVRDVIQPSADDLRLEETTFGHELIFEPVYKRRARREALDKRGTAGLLYVHSHPERAEGKFSPGDLEHDTAQLYQEAKRLEDPDAPLLVAVTHDGDDPWQVWRYTYRRARTKAQRRSDKFGPESVQRIAITAIRVVGETLEKRPTADGERVRGPPSHHGRLSEELQDSTIRLWGRSGQRLFAGLRVGIVGCGGGGSILAETLARLGVGELVLIDFDRVEPGNANRHLGATPADIENRRDKVEVCKRIAETAATAPDFEARAVVGSVFENQWGDYDALEDLLDCDVVMNAADPDTARAVVSRLSYAHIIPAIDAGSTLPSENGELTWKARATVAVSGPGHPCLKCSGQWSDGGFENHRTPEGYEEQGYYDDEEQQANDDEEVRQPSSMPTNLIAMGLASQRFIGLIQGITPDLNVGKLNFRLASWGTDWKELGDNRLQECLDSCRRPETGIGDGADLKRGEDFHLREERRSASTDTENIG; translated from the coding sequence ATGAATTCGACATCACTCATAGGGTCATCTGTTCACGAGAGCGACTACAGGGCCACCATTGACGACCATGAGCACCTGTTGGCGATGGATGCTGGGACGGCAGAGGAACTGGAACGTATTCTTTCCCCCGAGACTGGCCCGTTCCAAGAGTGGGGTGAGCGCGGCGCGATTTGCGTCATTGCACCTTCATCAGGGGCAAATCGGACCACATACCTCGTTCGTGACGTCATCCAGCCCAGTGCTGATGATCTCCGACTCGAGGAGACGACGTTTGGACACGAGCTGATATTTGAGCCGGTGTACAAGCGAAGAGCACGACGCGAGGCGCTTGACAAACGCGGAACTGCCGGCCTCCTCTACGTCCATTCACATCCTGAGCGGGCAGAAGGAAAGTTCTCACCTGGCGATCTGGAGCACGATACAGCTCAGCTCTACCAGGAAGCGAAGCGGTTGGAAGACCCAGATGCACCCTTACTGGTGGCCGTGACCCATGATGGGGACGACCCATGGCAGGTGTGGCGGTATACCTACAGGAGAGCTCGAACGAAGGCCCAGCGTCGAAGCGACAAGTTCGGACCCGAATCCGTCCAACGAATTGCCATCACTGCAATCCGTGTGGTGGGCGAGACCTTGGAAAAACGCCCAACAGCAGATGGCGAGCGAGTGCGTGGACCACCATCCCACCACGGGAGGTTGAGTGAGGAGCTGCAGGACTCAACGATTCGGCTCTGGGGACGATCGGGACAGAGGTTGTTTGCCGGTCTGCGTGTCGGGATCGTTGGGTGTGGCGGGGGAGGATCAATTCTCGCAGAAACGTTGGCACGGCTTGGGGTGGGCGAACTCGTACTGATCGACTTCGATCGCGTCGAACCGGGGAACGCGAACCGTCATCTCGGGGCCACACCGGCAGACATTGAGAACCGCCGTGACAAGGTCGAAGTTTGTAAGCGGATCGCAGAGACGGCCGCGACTGCCCCCGATTTCGAGGCGCGTGCAGTCGTAGGCAGTGTTTTCGAGAATCAGTGGGGCGACTATGATGCCCTCGAAGACCTCCTCGACTGTGACGTGGTGATGAACGCGGCAGATCCAGACACCGCACGAGCAGTCGTAAGCCGGCTCTCGTACGCGCATATCATCCCGGCCATCGACGCTGGATCCACGTTACCATCTGAAAATGGAGAACTGACGTGGAAAGCGAGAGCAACTGTCGCTGTTTCGGGACCGGGGCATCCCTGCCTGAAGTGTAGTGGTCAGTGGAGTGATGGAGGGTTCGAGAATCACCGGACCCCCGAGGGGTACGAGGAACAAGGCTACTACGACGATGAAGAGCAGCAGGCGAACGATGATGAAGAGGTCAGACAACCCAGTTCGATGCCGACGAACTTGATCGCCATGGGACTCGCCTCACAGCGGTTCATTGGCCTCATCCAGGGTATCACACCCGACCTCAACGTTGGAAAGTTGAACTTCCGGCTTGCCTCGTGGGGCACCGATTGGAAAGAACTGGGCGATAACAGGCTCCAGGAATGTCTAGACAGCTGTCGTCGTCCAGAAACGGGCATAGGCGATGGCGCAGACCTCAAGCGAGGGGAAGACTTCCACCTCCGCGAGGAGCGCAGAAGCGCCAGTACCGACACTGAAAATATCGGCTAA
- a CDS encoding PAS domain S-box protein: MAKNSSPELLEEAINSFGDLFYVFTPEGAFVEWNTQFTNVTGYSDEEISELNVTALVPESERERLNEALDTVSRDSTTVTISTELETKTKDRIPYEFQLAKLDNSDRNDNAVASIGREITDSDREAVSQLMSYQSQGLSVPIVEIWDGILLSTVIGKLSSAEAEMFTDALLDQIAEKGASIAIIDITGADSVDTQTAQHLIDTIHAVKLMGGQTIITGLNPNISQTLVKLGIAFDVETRSSLQDGLKTALKLQEVAFD; encoded by the coding sequence ATGGCGAAAAATTCCTCTCCCGAATTACTTGAAGAGGCAATCAACTCCTTTGGAGACCTCTTCTACGTATTCACCCCCGAGGGTGCGTTTGTCGAGTGGAACACTCAATTCACAAACGTCACCGGATACTCCGATGAGGAAATATCGGAATTGAATGTAACCGCTCTCGTCCCGGAATCTGAGCGCGAACGGTTGAATGAAGCACTCGATACGGTTTCCCGAGACTCAACAACGGTGACAATTTCTACAGAACTCGAAACCAAGACGAAGGATCGTATCCCGTACGAATTCCAATTAGCCAAACTCGATAATTCGGACCGGAACGACAACGCAGTGGCAAGCATTGGTCGGGAAATCACTGATTCTGACCGAGAAGCGGTAAGTCAGTTGATGTCGTACCAATCGCAGGGACTCTCCGTCCCCATTGTTGAAATTTGGGACGGGATTTTGCTATCGACAGTTATTGGGAAGCTGAGCTCAGCTGAGGCAGAAATGTTCACAGATGCCCTGTTGGACCAAATTGCCGAAAAAGGGGCTTCAATTGCCATCATCGATATTACTGGTGCTGATTCGGTCGATACGCAGACCGCCCAACACCTCATCGACACGATTCATGCTGTCAAGCTGATGGGCGGCCAAACCATCATCACTGGGCTCAATCCAAACATCTCTCAAACGCTCGTAAAACTCGGAATCGCGTTCGACGTGGAGACCCGCTCATCGCTTCAGGACGGTCTCAAAACGGCACTCAAACTCCAGGAGGTAGCTTTCGACTGA
- a CDS encoding SpoIIE family protein phosphatase, whose product MKPGSTPDNEPTTVEDHEIPKQIPVSIGAATRPISEGEPNGDSYICITWNDTTLVGVMDGLGHGLPANQASTAARDYVESHVECSLESIFRGTDSACSGTRGVVMALAKFDWSAETISFAHVGNINVKVAGPEWTGFIVRRGVIGGNYPGAKVVTRDWDLSHTFVLYSDGVSTGWEWQDIREGEQETASTIANRLLNEYGKSDDDATVLVVTNQ is encoded by the coding sequence ATGAAACCAGGATCTACCCCCGATAACGAGCCAACCACGGTTGAGGACCACGAAATACCGAAACAAATTCCAGTCTCGATTGGAGCAGCAACAAGACCCATATCGGAGGGTGAACCAAACGGTGATTCGTATATTTGCATTACTTGGAACGACACGACACTGGTCGGCGTCATGGACGGTCTCGGGCATGGGCTTCCCGCCAATCAGGCGTCAACCGCTGCACGTGATTACGTCGAGTCTCATGTAGAGTGCTCACTGGAGTCGATCTTTCGCGGGACAGACAGCGCTTGCAGTGGGACTCGTGGGGTCGTTATGGCGCTTGCCAAGTTTGATTGGTCGGCTGAAACGATTAGCTTTGCCCACGTTGGAAATATCAATGTGAAAGTCGCCGGACCCGAGTGGACCGGATTCATCGTCCGTCGCGGTGTCATCGGGGGAAACTATCCGGGGGCTAAAGTTGTCACTCGGGACTGGGACCTCTCTCATACATTCGTCTTGTACTCGGACGGGGTTTCTACAGGTTGGGAGTGGCAGGACATCCGTGAAGGGGAACAGGAAACGGCCAGTACGATAGCAAACCGCTTGCTCAACGAGTATGGCAAATCCGACGATGATGCCACGGTTCTCGTCGTCACAAACCAATGA
- a CDS encoding DUF3800 domain-containing protein: MGSKNTLYVFVDESGVPGRDSIYSLAGAWTLSHESSLRRVLKPTVSRLRSLLESIGLSPGDELKGSKLGEEHLNLLLSSLKEVSLDDSTVYGTGAPWPPDLSVRFSVHDINQDLAGEALGDILGSELQVPVSLQTLALASILSPFVQPNSLDDGSIDECVVVLDANTWEQARQKIERGIDLLQEDLPAPITLQIRDSAQTPGIQIADLAAYSWRRNLGTGECVTAVNAIHESRFKGRS; the protein is encoded by the coding sequence ATGGGATCTAAAAACACCCTCTACGTCTTCGTCGATGAGAGTGGGGTCCCTGGCCGCGACTCGATATATTCTCTCGCTGGCGCGTGGACACTTTCGCATGAAAGTAGTCTCAGACGTGTTCTCAAACCAACGGTGAGTCGTCTTCGGTCGCTGCTTGAATCAATTGGTCTATCTCCTGGGGATGAGCTGAAGGGCTCAAAACTGGGCGAAGAGCACCTGAACCTGCTGCTGTCGAGTTTGAAAGAAGTGAGTCTAGATGACAGCACCGTGTACGGCACTGGCGCACCGTGGCCACCGGATCTCTCCGTTCGCTTCAGTGTTCACGACATCAATCAGGATCTTGCAGGAGAGGCCCTGGGCGACATCTTAGGAAGCGAACTTCAGGTGCCGGTCTCCCTCCAGACTCTTGCACTCGCATCGATTCTAAGCCCCTTTGTACAACCGAACTCGCTCGATGATGGGTCTATCGACGAGTGTGTCGTCGTCCTGGACGCGAATACCTGGGAGCAGGCACGCCAGAAAATCGAGCGAGGAATTGATCTTCTCCAAGAGGATCTTCCCGCGCCAATCACCTTGCAGATACGGGACAGTGCTCAAACCCCTGGGATACAGATTGCTGACCTCGCGGCGTACTCATGGCGAAGAAATCTGGGGACTGGTGAGTGTGTAACGGCCGTAAATGCGATTCACGAGAGTCGGTTTAAAGGGCGAAGTTAG
- a CDS encoding HAMP domain-containing sensor histidine kinase, which translates to MEPVEVTEIVQTCWESVETADATVVADLESTIQADRSRLRQLQENLFRNAIENGGRDVTVLIGSLPDGFYVEDDGPGIPEKVRENVIESGHSESPERTGFGLYIVQQIVEAHGWDLRNSECSEGGARFEFTGVEFAAE; encoded by the coding sequence ATGGAACCTGTGGAGGTGACTGAAATCGTCCAAACCTGTTGGGAGTCAGTTGAAACAGCCGATGCAACCGTTGTTGCCGATCTTGAGTCAACAATACAGGCTGATCGAAGCCGGCTTCGCCAACTTCAGGAGAATTTGTTCCGCAATGCGATTGAAAATGGGGGCAGAGATGTGACTGTTCTCATTGGTTCACTGCCCGACGGGTTTTATGTGGAGGATGATGGCCCTGGAATCCCGGAGAAGGTGCGGGAAAATGTCATTGAGTCAGGCCACTCGGAAAGCCCCGAGAGAACTGGATTCGGATTATACATCGTCCAGCAGATTGTGGAGGCCCACGGTTGGGACCTACGTAATTCCGAATGTTCCGAAGGTGGAGCCCGATTCGAATTTACGGGCGTTGAGTTCGCTGCTGAATAG
- a CDS encoding STAS domain-containing protein, whose product MLQNSANVVRIYDILLGTFPNNPRDQAIDELQEALLEEMEKSRPEGVILDISGVELMDSFFARHISETAQLVELMGGKTVIAGMRPEVAITAAELGYGLTEVETARSTDQALEILGVSWDSE is encoded by the coding sequence ATGTTGCAAAACAGTGCCAATGTGGTTCGGATTTACGACATCCTGTTAGGAACCTTTCCCAACAATCCCAGGGACCAAGCCATCGACGAGTTACAGGAGGCATTACTGGAGGAGATGGAAAAATCGCGGCCAGAGGGAGTCATATTGGACATATCCGGCGTTGAGTTAATGGACTCGTTTTTCGCTCGCCATATTTCCGAGACGGCGCAGTTAGTCGAGCTCATGGGGGGAAAAACGGTCATTGCAGGAATGCGACCTGAAGTTGCGATCACAGCTGCTGAACTTGGTTACGGACTCACTGAGGTCGAAACGGCCCGTTCAACTGACCAAGCACTAGAAATATTAGGTGTTAGTTGGGACTCAGAATGA
- a CDS encoding anti-sigma regulatory factor, which produces MNEHSGRIEIGSEDDILRARHAARKVAEDIGLGMTDTTRIVTAVSELARNIYLYAGEGTMEWEPIPERNRNGLTFVFRDDGPGIADPNGALKGEHSTSNGMGRGLSGTQTLMDDMEIETEVGEGTIITIRKWGQ; this is translated from the coding sequence ATGAATGAACACTCTGGGCGTATCGAGATCGGTTCGGAGGATGATATCCTCAGGGCCCGTCATGCTGCCCGAAAAGTGGCAGAGGATATTGGCCTTGGAATGACCGATACCACTCGGATCGTGACGGCCGTTTCCGAACTCGCTAGGAATATCTATCTGTATGCAGGGGAGGGAACGATGGAATGGGAGCCGATTCCCGAACGGAATCGAAATGGACTCACATTCGTGTTCAGGGACGATGGACCGGGGATAGCCGACCCCAACGGAGCCCTCAAAGGTGAACACTCCACGTCGAACGGGATGGGTCGTGGCTTGTCCGGCACACAGACGCTGATGGACGACATGGAAATTGAAACCGAAGTCGGTGAGGGTACCATCATAACAATCAGAAAGTGGGGACAATGA
- a CDS encoding DUF6788 family protein yields the protein MAEPKPPSTLPNYLAEGLPKQDDATLQDVREYITALLEYRDRKIGDDDLPDDSEIVDQESSGKGTIVKQGRKCGDETCHCADGELHGPYLYRYYREGGKLRSEYVGKP from the coding sequence ATGGCTGAACCAAAACCACCGTCTACTCTACCGAATTATCTAGCCGAGGGACTTCCAAAGCAGGACGATGCAACGCTCCAGGACGTTCGTGAATATATCACAGCACTCCTCGAGTATCGTGACCGAAAAATTGGCGACGACGACCTCCCTGATGACAGCGAGATTGTTGACCAAGAGTCGAGTGGGAAAGGAACGATCGTCAAGCAGGGGAGGAAGTGCGGAGATGAAACCTGCCACTGCGCGGATGGCGAACTCCATGGTCCCTACTTGTATCGGTACTACCGCGAAGGAGGAAAGCTCAGATCAGAATATGTGGGTAAACCCTGA